In one Vicugna pacos chromosome 22, VicPac4, whole genome shotgun sequence genomic region, the following are encoded:
- the INSL3 gene encoding insulin-like 3: MDPRRLSWALVLLGPALELALGSAPAQEAPEKLCGHHFVRALVRLCGGPRWSPEDGRPVAGGDRELLRWLEGKHLLHGLVANGDPMLILASPPLPQASHHHHHRRAAATNPARHCCLSGCTRQDLLALCPH, from the exons ATGGACCCCCGCCGGCTCTCCTGGGCGCTGGTGCTGCTGGGCCCGGCCCTGGAGCTTGCCCTGGGCTCTGCGCCCGCCCAGGAGGCCCCCGAAAAGCTGTGCGGCCACCACTTCGTGCGCGCGCTGGTGCGGCTGTGCGGGGGCCCGCGCTGGTCCCCCGAGGACGGGCGACCTGTGGCTGGTGGCGACC GTGAGCTGCTACGGTGGCTGGAAGGAAAACATCTCCTCCATGGGCTGGTGGCCAATGGGGACCCCATGCTGATACTCGCCTcaccgcccctgccccaggcctctcaccatcaccaccaccgccGGGCAGCTGCCACCAACCCTGCCCGCCACTGCTGCCTCAGTGGCTGTACCCGGCAAGACCTGCTGGCCCTCTGTCCCCACTGA